From one Catenuloplanes nepalensis genomic stretch:
- a CDS encoding glycoside hydrolase family 3 C-terminal domain-containing protein yields the protein MTPVSELQRTDFRDPEQALSSRVEDLLGRLTLTEKVALLHQHQAPVPRLGVERFRTGQEALHGVAWLGPATVFPQAVGLASSWDPDLVRRVGEAVGDEVRGHHHKDPERAGLNVWAPVVNPLRDPRWGRNEEGYAEDPWLTGVIATAYAQGLRGDHPFYLRTAPTLKHFLGYNNETDRALTSSNLPPRVLHDYELPAFRAPLAAGAAVAAMASYNLVNGVPAHLSPLIDAELRDVLVVGDAAAVSNLARDQRVLPDHAEGFAAALRAGVDCMTEDGEDSAPTLRHLTEALDRGLIDESHVDAAVRRILSVRFRLGEFDPPERNPYAAITVDVINCAAHQALAREAARASVVLLRNECGPILPLTAGTRVAVIGPLGDAVHEDWYSGSLPYQVTPYRAIAERGPATFTEAVDRIALQTPGGYVSAPDGGPLRGDADTPSHFDVHDYGYGVIALRAAGNERFAAAFEPGGPLVSDQPGPNGWEVHETFTTADAGDGRLHLRHRQTGRWIALGEDGLLRASAETTADAVPLTVDLIIDGTGVAVAAAADADVAVVVLGNHPMVNGRETEDRPGLALPAAAAAMLHAVHAANPRTVLALTSSYPYAIGETGVPAVLWSAHGGQEHGTALADVLFGADTGGRPVDPAGRLTQTWYRSEADLPDLLDYDIVATDATYLYYRGTPQFPFGHGLSYARFTYRDLRLSATSIGADGTAEVFAEVTNAGDRAGVEVVQLYTHQQRSRVKQPLRVLRGFARIRLEPGESARVTLPLRAADLAFWDVTRGRPVVETARHTVAIGRSSADPVLTTTLTVRGERIPDRDPSAPLRAVDNDDYDSVLPTHHDMLTSTRADAWAAFEHVNFQDHAGVRVRGAGPGTVTLRLDDPAGPVLATVELPGSPGDVTAPVPPVGGVRDLFLVYGAAGITVSDMTFTAAEEISGG from the coding sequence ATGACCCCCGTGAGCGAACTTCAGCGCACCGATTTCCGCGACCCCGAGCAAGCGCTTTCCTCCCGGGTCGAGGACCTGCTCGGCCGTCTCACCCTCACGGAGAAGGTCGCGCTGCTGCACCAACACCAGGCGCCGGTGCCACGGCTCGGCGTGGAACGCTTCCGGACCGGCCAGGAGGCGCTGCACGGCGTCGCCTGGCTCGGCCCGGCCACCGTCTTCCCGCAGGCCGTCGGGCTCGCCAGCAGCTGGGACCCGGACCTGGTCCGCCGGGTCGGCGAGGCGGTCGGCGACGAGGTGCGCGGCCACCACCACAAGGACCCGGAACGCGCCGGGCTGAACGTGTGGGCGCCGGTGGTCAACCCGCTGCGTGACCCGCGCTGGGGCCGCAACGAGGAGGGCTACGCCGAGGACCCGTGGCTGACCGGCGTGATCGCCACCGCGTACGCGCAGGGTCTGCGCGGTGACCACCCGTTCTACCTGCGCACCGCGCCCACGCTCAAGCACTTCCTCGGCTACAACAACGAGACCGACCGCGCGCTCACCTCCAGCAACCTGCCGCCGCGCGTGCTGCACGACTACGAGCTGCCCGCGTTCCGCGCACCCCTGGCGGCCGGCGCCGCGGTCGCGGCGATGGCCTCCTACAACCTGGTCAACGGCGTGCCCGCGCACCTCAGCCCGCTCATCGATGCGGAGCTGCGCGACGTGCTGGTGGTCGGCGACGCGGCCGCGGTCTCCAACCTCGCCCGCGACCAGCGCGTCCTGCCCGACCACGCGGAAGGGTTCGCGGCCGCGCTGCGGGCCGGCGTGGACTGCATGACCGAGGACGGCGAGGACTCCGCGCCGACGCTGCGCCACCTGACCGAGGCACTGGACCGCGGGCTGATCGACGAGTCGCACGTGGACGCCGCGGTCCGGCGCATCCTGTCCGTCCGGTTCCGGCTCGGCGAGTTCGATCCGCCCGAGCGCAACCCGTACGCGGCGATCACCGTGGACGTGATCAACTGCGCCGCCCACCAGGCGCTGGCCCGCGAGGCCGCGCGCGCGTCCGTGGTGCTGCTGCGCAACGAATGCGGGCCGATCCTGCCGCTGACCGCCGGCACCCGGGTCGCGGTGATCGGGCCGCTCGGCGACGCCGTGCACGAGGACTGGTACTCCGGCAGCCTGCCGTACCAGGTCACGCCGTACCGGGCGATCGCCGAGCGGGGCCCGGCCACGTTCACCGAAGCCGTCGACCGGATCGCGCTCCAGACCCCCGGCGGTTACGTCTCCGCGCCGGACGGCGGCCCGCTGCGCGGCGACGCGGACACGCCGAGCCACTTCGACGTGCACGACTACGGGTACGGCGTGATCGCGCTCCGCGCCGCCGGCAACGAACGGTTCGCGGCCGCGTTCGAGCCCGGCGGGCCACTCGTCAGCGACCAGCCCGGCCCGAACGGCTGGGAGGTGCACGAGACCTTCACGACCGCGGACGCGGGCGACGGCCGGCTGCACCTGCGGCACCGGCAGACCGGCCGGTGGATCGCGCTCGGCGAGGACGGGCTGCTGCGCGCGTCCGCCGAGACCACCGCGGACGCGGTGCCGCTGACGGTCGACCTGATCATCGACGGCACCGGGGTCGCGGTGGCCGCCGCCGCGGACGCGGACGTGGCCGTGGTCGTGCTCGGCAACCACCCGATGGTCAACGGCCGGGAGACCGAGGACCGCCCCGGCCTCGCGCTGCCCGCGGCCGCCGCGGCGATGCTGCACGCGGTGCACGCCGCCAACCCGCGCACCGTGCTCGCGCTGACCAGCAGTTACCCGTACGCGATCGGCGAGACCGGCGTCCCCGCGGTGCTGTGGTCCGCGCACGGCGGGCAGGAACACGGCACCGCGCTCGCGGACGTGCTCTTCGGCGCGGACACCGGCGGCCGGCCGGTCGACCCGGCCGGGCGGCTCACCCAGACCTGGTACCGGTCCGAGGCGGACCTGCCGGACCTGCTCGACTACGACATCGTCGCCACCGACGCCACCTACCTCTACTACCGGGGTACGCCGCAGTTCCCGTTCGGGCACGGGCTCAGCTACGCCCGGTTCACCTACCGGGACCTGCGGCTCAGCGCGACCTCGATCGGCGCGGACGGCACGGCCGAGGTGTTCGCCGAGGTGACCAACGCCGGCGACCGCGCGGGCGTCGAGGTCGTGCAGCTCTACACCCACCAGCAGCGCTCCCGGGTCAAACAGCCGCTGCGGGTGCTGCGCGGCTTCGCCCGGATCCGCCTCGAACCCGGCGAGAGCGCCCGCGTCACGCTGCCGCTGCGCGCGGCCGACCTGGCGTTCTGGGACGTCACCCGGGGCCGGCCGGTGGTCGAGACGGCCCGGCACACCGTCGCGATCGGACGGTCCAGCGCGGACCCGGTACTGACCACCACGCTCACCGTCCGCGGCGAGCGGATCCCGGACCGCGACCCGTCCGCGCCGCTGCGAGCCGTGGACAACGACGACTACGACAGCGTGCTCCCCACCCACCACGACATGCTCACGTCCACCCGCGCGGACGCGTGGGCCGCGTTCGAACACGTCAATTTCCAGGACCACGCGGGGGTACGGGTCCGGGGCGCCGGCCCCGGCACGGTCACGCTGCGGCTGGACGACCCGGCCGGGCCGGTGCTCGCGACCGTCGAACTGCCCGGCTCACCCGGGGACGTCACCGCGCCGGTACCCCCGGTGGGTGGCGTGCGCGACCTGTTCCTCGTCTACGGCGCCGCGGGCATTACGGTGAGCGATATGACGTTCACGGCGGCCGAGGAGATCAGCGGTGGCTGA
- a CDS encoding transcriptional regulator, protein MHPPEIRDRAIAMHAEGVPFRLIWQTLNLSPHTVGNWLYGERARRRRERIPDARCPRCADPPRLPEAPATYAYLLGQYLGDGHIVRSQRTVLLAVYCDNKYPGIIAEIEAAMRACGARSVHHRARIGCTAVSALWKHWPCLLPQHGPGIKHARPIALADWQEPIVDAHAEAFVRGLIHSDGCRFTNRVVVSGRTYEYPRYMFTNESTDIMRLCSRSLDRLGIEWRMSRRNTLSVAKRTSVARLDEFVGPKS, encoded by the coding sequence ATGCATCCACCCGAGATCCGTGATCGTGCGATCGCCATGCACGCCGAAGGCGTGCCCTTCCGGCTGATTTGGCAAACGCTGAATCTGTCGCCGCACACGGTCGGCAACTGGCTCTACGGCGAACGCGCGCGGCGCCGACGGGAACGAATACCGGACGCACGCTGTCCGCGCTGCGCCGATCCGCCGCGTCTCCCGGAAGCGCCAGCCACCTACGCATATCTGCTCGGGCAGTACCTGGGTGACGGTCACATCGTGCGGTCGCAGCGCACCGTGCTGCTGGCCGTCTACTGCGACAACAAGTACCCCGGCATCATCGCCGAGATCGAAGCCGCGATGCGCGCCTGCGGTGCGCGGTCGGTGCACCACCGAGCGAGGATCGGGTGCACCGCGGTCAGCGCGCTCTGGAAGCACTGGCCCTGCCTGTTGCCGCAGCACGGCCCGGGCATCAAACACGCGCGGCCGATCGCGTTGGCGGACTGGCAGGAGCCGATCGTTGACGCACACGCCGAGGCGTTCGTGCGGGGATTGATTCACTCCGACGGGTGCCGCTTCACGAATCGCGTCGTAGTGAGCGGGCGCACATATGAGTACCCGCGATACATGTTCACCAATGAGTCCACCGATATCATGCGGCTGTGCTCGCGGTCGCTGGATCGGCTGGGGATAGAGTGGCGAATGAGCAGGCGGAACACGCTGTCGGTGGCGAAACGGACGTCGGTGGCGCGGCTTGACGAGTTCGTCGGTCCCAAATCGTGA
- a CDS encoding extracellular solute-binding protein, whose amino-acid sequence MTNRRTFLGMVGLGAASVAGGGLLGGCSRDPGSTGTATNADAASAVVPDYKAVQLVQPDIKGTPPVADGYVRYPAQTVAAITEKPGTSGTPISATTPWWGPPPPATGQNAYVDAVNAALGVPIQFSVQDGNTYSEKVNAMVGARDVPELLVIPGWDIGRIARFSEGAHVLFEDLTPHLAKEKGANYPMLAGLPTAAWQDSVWGGKLMGVPFPTDSPFPYALFHRKDLAEAAGLADPTNLDELYAYGRKLTDPGKGVWAFGDIAAEVQQALGVPGSQQGWRKNPDGTITHKYETPEYKQAVEFMIRIHKDGLMHPDLAGSKGGDANALLRAGKVVCWQGGLGVWRGLQRDEARVNPKFNLQPIKVFGATAGQKPLRWQGTPGIIWTFIKKGVGQPRVEELLRVLNWTAAPFGTKEYELREYGVEGTHFTRAADGTPVTNDLYTKEFANQFGFLGGRPAVIVGGADVPNYAQDFLTWANDAIQYAEPDPWKGIKVETPTKIATIAQPTEDKLTDIMRGRRPITDLESIVTEWRNTGGDEARAFYAKVLADNGR is encoded by the coding sequence GTGACGAACCGCCGGACATTTCTAGGCATGGTCGGCCTCGGCGCCGCGTCGGTGGCCGGCGGCGGCCTGCTGGGCGGCTGCAGCCGGGATCCCGGCTCGACCGGCACCGCCACGAACGCGGACGCGGCCAGCGCGGTCGTGCCGGACTACAAGGCGGTCCAGCTGGTCCAGCCGGACATCAAGGGCACGCCGCCGGTCGCGGACGGCTACGTGAGGTACCCGGCGCAGACCGTCGCCGCGATCACCGAGAAGCCCGGCACCAGCGGCACGCCGATCTCCGCGACCACGCCGTGGTGGGGCCCGCCGCCGCCCGCCACCGGGCAGAACGCCTACGTGGACGCGGTCAACGCCGCGCTCGGCGTGCCGATCCAGTTCAGCGTGCAGGACGGCAACACGTACAGCGAGAAGGTCAACGCGATGGTCGGCGCGCGCGACGTGCCGGAGCTGCTGGTCATCCCGGGCTGGGACATCGGGCGCATCGCCCGGTTCTCCGAGGGCGCACACGTGCTGTTCGAGGACCTCACACCCCACCTGGCGAAGGAGAAGGGCGCGAACTACCCGATGCTGGCCGGCCTGCCCACCGCGGCGTGGCAGGACTCGGTCTGGGGCGGGAAGTTGATGGGGGTGCCGTTCCCGACGGACAGCCCGTTCCCGTACGCGCTGTTCCACCGCAAGGACCTCGCGGAGGCGGCCGGGCTCGCCGATCCCACGAACCTGGACGAGCTGTACGCGTACGGCAGGAAGCTCACCGACCCCGGCAAGGGCGTCTGGGCGTTCGGCGACATCGCGGCCGAGGTGCAGCAGGCGCTCGGCGTGCCCGGCTCGCAGCAGGGCTGGCGGAAGAACCCGGACGGCACGATCACCCACAAGTACGAGACGCCGGAGTACAAGCAGGCCGTCGAGTTCATGATCCGGATCCACAAGGACGGGCTGATGCACCCGGACCTGGCCGGCAGCAAGGGCGGCGACGCGAACGCGCTGCTCCGGGCCGGCAAGGTGGTGTGCTGGCAGGGCGGGCTCGGCGTCTGGCGCGGGCTGCAGCGCGACGAGGCCCGGGTCAACCCGAAGTTCAACCTCCAGCCGATCAAGGTGTTCGGCGCCACGGCCGGGCAGAAGCCGCTCCGCTGGCAGGGCACGCCCGGCATCATCTGGACGTTCATCAAGAAGGGCGTCGGCCAGCCCCGCGTCGAGGAGTTGCTGCGCGTGCTCAACTGGACCGCCGCGCCGTTCGGCACCAAGGAGTACGAGCTGCGCGAGTACGGCGTGGAGGGCACCCACTTCACCCGCGCGGCCGACGGCACACCGGTCACCAACGACCTCTACACCAAGGAGTTCGCGAACCAGTTCGGTTTCCTCGGCGGGCGGCCCGCGGTCATCGTCGGCGGCGCGGACGTGCCGAACTACGCGCAGGACTTCCTCACCTGGGCCAACGACGCCATCCAGTACGCGGAACCGGACCCGTGGAAGGGCATCAAGGTGGAGACGCCCACCAAGATCGCCACGATCGCGCAGCCGACCGAGGACAAGCTGACCGACATCATGCGCGGCCGGCGCCCGATCACCGACCTGGAGTCGATCGTCACCGAGTGGCGCAACACCGGCGGCGACGAGGCCCGCGCGTTCTACGCCAAAGTCCTGGCCGACAACGGCCGATGA
- a CDS encoding ANTAR domain-containing response regulator, producing the protein MQAGSERRRVLIAEDEALIRLDLAEMLVEEGYDVVGEAGDGETAVRLAGELKPDLVILDIKMPIMDGLAAAERIAGDRIAPIIILTAFSQRDLVERARAAGAMAYLVKPFQKSDLVPAIEIALSRYSEVAALESEVASLSDRLETRKVVERAKGTLMATYGMTEPQAFKWIQRTAMDHRMTMKEVAERILAETPST; encoded by the coding sequence ATGCAGGCGGGTTCGGAGCGTCGTCGGGTGCTGATCGCCGAGGACGAGGCGCTCATCCGGCTCGATCTCGCCGAGATGCTGGTCGAGGAGGGCTACGACGTCGTGGGTGAGGCCGGCGACGGCGAGACCGCCGTGCGCCTGGCCGGGGAGCTGAAGCCGGACCTGGTGATCCTGGACATCAAGATGCCGATCATGGACGGGCTGGCCGCGGCGGAGCGGATCGCCGGCGACCGGATCGCGCCGATCATCATCCTGACCGCGTTCAGCCAGCGCGACCTGGTGGAGCGCGCCCGCGCCGCCGGCGCGATGGCGTACCTGGTGAAGCCGTTCCAGAAGTCGGACCTGGTGCCGGCGATCGAGATCGCGCTGTCGCGCTACTCGGAGGTCGCGGCGCTGGAGTCCGAGGTGGCGAGCCTGTCGGACCGGCTGGAGACGCGGAAGGTGGTCGAGCGCGCGAAGGGCACGCTGATGGCCACGTACGGGATGACCGAGCCGCAGGCGTTCAAGTGGATCCAGCGGACCGCGATGGATCACCGGATGACGATGAAAGAGGTCGCGGAGCGCATCCTCGCCGAGACTCCGAGCACCTGA
- a CDS encoding glycosyl hydrolase family 95 catalytic domain-containing protein, which yields MDLHTDHTPAREWEHAMISGNGRQGLLFWGGPEEIRLTLSHERLFLPVSEPLPPPDTAAILPELRRLLAGRRFADAAHRVCAHATADEPGYTDVRWVDPLIGAATISFAPARGEADGYARSTDFATGVVTQSWGGVVCAAFVSRADDVVVFRVSGTNRTDGTDGTDGTNGTNGTLAIAPVDGVPESPVRTTVDGLSLAASFPDAHWPGALAGYRVECRVSRDAGGLLLLARTVVDGESVPPWPDRGFDDLLAAHVAVHGELYHRFRLELPGDRTETVLNACRYAAISASGELPPTLQGVWSGGYRPPWRGAYTLDGNLPAAVAGLAPTGTPELLEPLLRMAEERRPDMRENARRLYGVDGLLAPVHQSTHALVNHFGPRWCQTFWTAGAAWLARLFTEFYEHTGDEVFLRERAVPFLAEVAEFHLGFVTVESGRARFAPSYSPENTPSNSDSQACVDATMDVAATAGLLRDLLRFAPEDARAARWRSLLAALPPYRIAGDGLLAEWVDPGLDDAPGHRHASHLYPLWYGGDPAFDDPALRASAARAIRARLAWWDGQEADEMAYGLAQLGIAAAHLGMADEAFGALTRLADRYFRPSLVPTHNRDAILNVDIAGALPALVTSMLARSGRGRLDLLPALPAAWPRGSVSGLLTRGPVRIVRMSWSPTGLEATLTAPRRLETVVGLPTGESIKVDLNPGIETLVNC from the coding sequence ATGGATCTTCACACTGACCACACCCCGGCGCGGGAGTGGGAACACGCGATGATCTCCGGGAACGGCCGTCAGGGTCTGCTGTTCTGGGGCGGGCCGGAGGAGATCCGGCTGACGCTGTCCCACGAGCGCCTGTTCCTGCCGGTCTCCGAGCCGTTGCCGCCGCCGGACACGGCCGCGATCCTGCCGGAGCTGCGTCGCCTGCTGGCCGGCCGCCGGTTCGCGGACGCGGCGCACCGGGTGTGCGCGCACGCGACCGCGGACGAACCCGGCTACACGGATGTGCGCTGGGTGGATCCGCTGATCGGCGCCGCCACGATCTCGTTCGCCCCCGCGCGAGGCGAGGCGGACGGCTACGCCCGGAGCACCGACTTCGCGACCGGCGTGGTCACCCAGTCCTGGGGCGGCGTGGTCTGTGCGGCGTTCGTGTCACGCGCCGACGACGTGGTGGTGTTCCGGGTCTCCGGCACGAACCGCACGGACGGCACGGACGGCACGGACGGCACGAACGGTACGAACGGCACGCTGGCGATCGCGCCGGTCGACGGCGTCCCGGAGTCCCCGGTCCGCACCACGGTCGACGGCCTGTCGCTGGCCGCGAGCTTCCCGGACGCGCACTGGCCGGGCGCGCTCGCCGGTTACCGGGTGGAGTGCCGGGTGTCCCGCGACGCCGGCGGCCTGCTACTGCTGGCGCGCACGGTCGTGGACGGGGAGTCCGTACCCCCGTGGCCGGATCGTGGTTTCGACGATCTGCTGGCCGCGCACGTGGCGGTGCACGGGGAGCTGTATCACCGGTTTCGCCTGGAGCTTCCCGGTGACCGGACGGAGACGGTGCTGAACGCCTGCCGGTATGCGGCGATCTCCGCGTCGGGTGAGCTGCCGCCGACGTTGCAGGGGGTGTGGAGCGGTGGCTACCGGCCGCCGTGGCGCGGCGCGTACACGCTGGACGGCAATCTTCCGGCCGCGGTCGCGGGTCTCGCGCCGACCGGCACGCCGGAGCTGCTGGAGCCGTTGTTGCGGATGGCGGAGGAGCGGCGGCCGGACATGCGGGAGAACGCGCGCCGCCTGTACGGCGTGGACGGCCTGCTGGCGCCGGTGCATCAGAGCACGCATGCGCTGGTGAACCACTTCGGCCCGCGCTGGTGCCAGACGTTCTGGACCGCGGGTGCGGCGTGGCTGGCGCGCCTGTTCACCGAGTTCTACGAGCACACCGGCGACGAGGTGTTCCTGCGTGAGCGCGCGGTGCCGTTCCTGGCCGAGGTCGCGGAGTTCCATCTGGGATTCGTGACGGTGGAGTCGGGGCGGGCCCGGTTCGCCCCGTCGTACTCGCCGGAGAACACGCCGTCGAACTCGGATTCGCAGGCGTGCGTGGACGCGACGATGGACGTGGCCGCGACCGCGGGCCTGCTTCGGGATCTGTTGCGGTTCGCCCCGGAGGATGCCCGGGCGGCACGCTGGCGGTCGTTGCTCGCGGCGCTGCCGCCGTACCGGATCGCCGGGGACGGTCTGCTGGCCGAGTGGGTGGATCCGGGTCTGGACGATGCGCCCGGTCACCGGCACGCGAGTCATCTGTATCCGCTCTGGTACGGCGGCGATCCCGCGTTCGACGATCCGGCGTTGCGTGCGTCGGCGGCGCGGGCGATCCGGGCGCGGCTGGCGTGGTGGGACGGGCAGGAGGCGGACGAGATGGCCTACGGCCTGGCGCAGCTCGGCATCGCGGCGGCGCACCTGGGTATGGCGGACGAGGCCTTCGGTGCGCTGACCCGGCTGGCCGATCGCTATTTCCGGCCGTCGCTGGTGCCGACGCACAACCGGGACGCGATCCTCAACGTCGACATCGCGGGTGCGCTGCCGGCGCTGGTCACGTCGATGCTGGCCCGTTCCGGCCGGGGGCGGCTGGACCTGCTGCCCGCGCTGCCCGCCGCCTGGCCGCGCGGCTCGGTCTCCGGCCTGCTCACCCGCGGCCCGGTCCGGATCGTCCGGATGTCCTGGTCCCCCACCGGCCTGGAGGCGACGCTGACCGCTCCCCGCCGCCTGGAGACGGTCGTCGGCCTGCCGACCGGCGAATCCATTAAGGTCGATTTAAATCCCGGCATCGAAACGCTCGTGAACTGTTGA
- a CDS encoding LacI family DNA-binding transcriptional regulator, with amino-acid sequence MADFSVPTQGGPSGQDRPAAERRTTSRRGAGKRPDMVTITDVARHAGVAVSTVSYVLSGKRAISAVTQERVLASIRTLGYHPHAGARALASRRSNVIALVLPLRTGMHLPVLMQFATAVVTTARQYDHDVLLVTADEGAQGLRRIAASAMVDGIVLMDVEMRDPRVPLLHELERPSVLIGFPADAGGLTCVDLDFYRAGAACVEHLVALGHRSLALLGAPAVVYERDTGFARRTRSGFLETARRHGATATAQPCEESYPAVRDGLARLLAERPDLTGVVVHNEAAVAHVLAALPTLGRHVPRDMSVVAICPDELAERSDPALSSVLIPAEEVGRQAVSLLISKVEGEPVPDATLLDPRLTARASCQSIRR; translated from the coding sequence GTGGCTGACTTCTCCGTACCCACGCAGGGCGGACCGTCCGGTCAGGACCGTCCGGCGGCGGAGAGACGGACCACGAGCCGCCGCGGCGCCGGGAAACGACCGGACATGGTCACCATCACGGACGTGGCCCGGCACGCCGGCGTCGCGGTCAGCACCGTCTCCTACGTGCTCAGCGGCAAACGCGCGATCTCCGCGGTCACCCAGGAACGCGTGCTGGCCAGCATCCGCACGCTCGGCTACCATCCGCACGCCGGCGCCCGTGCGCTCGCCAGCCGCCGCTCCAACGTGATCGCGCTGGTCCTGCCGCTGCGCACCGGCATGCACCTGCCGGTCCTCATGCAGTTCGCCACCGCGGTCGTCACCACCGCCCGGCAGTACGACCACGACGTCCTGCTGGTCACCGCGGACGAGGGCGCCCAAGGGCTGCGCCGGATCGCCGCGTCCGCCATGGTCGACGGCATCGTGCTGATGGACGTGGAGATGCGCGACCCGCGCGTGCCGCTGCTGCACGAACTCGAACGGCCCAGCGTGCTGATCGGCTTCCCCGCCGACGCGGGCGGGCTCACCTGCGTCGACCTCGACTTCTACCGGGCCGGTGCCGCGTGCGTGGAGCACCTGGTCGCGCTCGGGCACCGATCGCTGGCACTGCTCGGCGCGCCCGCGGTCGTCTACGAGCGCGACACCGGATTCGCCCGCCGCACTCGCTCCGGCTTCCTGGAGACCGCGCGGCGGCACGGCGCGACCGCGACCGCGCAGCCCTGCGAGGAGAGCTATCCGGCGGTCCGCGACGGGCTCGCCCGGCTCCTCGCCGAACGCCCCGACCTGACCGGGGTGGTCGTGCACAACGAGGCCGCGGTCGCGCACGTGCTCGCCGCGCTGCCGACGCTCGGCCGGCACGTGCCCCGGGACATGTCCGTCGTCGCGATCTGCCCGGACGAGCTGGCGGAACGCTCCGACCCGGCGCTGTCGTCCGTGCTGATCCCGGCCGAGGAGGTCGGCCGGCAGGCGGTGTCGCTACTGATCAGCAAGGTCGAGGGCGAGCCGGTCCCGGACGCCACCCTGCTCGACCCCCGCCTGACCGCCCGCGCCAGCTGCCAGAGCATTCGCAGGTAA
- a CDS encoding ROK family transcriptional regulator, producing MQTGPQPADFADVRATNLAVVLRHVRAHGPVSRAGIAAATGLNKATVSSLVADLIERRLLRETGLAENRIGRPATMLVLDGSAYAAIGIEVNGDHLTAVAVDLAGEQLLFWRRAFTGRVSAGVGAGRGVSAIAALAGRAASRAVAQGRQVLGLTVGVPGLVDEAGAVRRSDALGWTGVDLRGDLLKALRKPEFDVAVDNDANLAALAEQRYGGHRGARNLIYVAGETGLGAGLIVDGRLLRGGRGFTGEIGRLQLHGGTLQELAGIESLIQRALPDADAEGPITDFAPEVERVAAAARAGDAHALAALRDVGRHLGHGLSLLASLLDPEVIVLGGYFVPLTEWLLPAARAEMTATDTGGVTLIGSAIGPGAAATGGAARVLDALDAGVLPTLTA from the coding sequence ATGCAGACCGGCCCGCAGCCGGCCGACTTCGCCGACGTGCGGGCGACCAACCTGGCCGTCGTGCTGCGCCACGTGCGCGCGCACGGCCCGGTCTCGCGGGCCGGCATCGCGGCCGCCACCGGGCTCAACAAGGCCACGGTCTCCAGCCTGGTCGCCGACCTGATCGAGCGCCGCCTGCTGCGCGAGACCGGCCTGGCGGAGAACCGGATCGGCCGCCCCGCCACCATGCTGGTGCTGGACGGCTCGGCGTACGCGGCGATCGGCATCGAGGTCAACGGCGACCACCTGACCGCGGTCGCGGTCGACCTGGCCGGCGAGCAGCTGCTCTTCTGGCGGCGCGCGTTCACCGGCCGGGTCTCGGCCGGCGTCGGGGCCGGCCGCGGCGTCTCCGCGATCGCGGCGCTGGCCGGCCGGGCCGCGTCCCGGGCCGTCGCGCAGGGCCGGCAGGTGCTCGGCTTGACCGTGGGCGTGCCCGGCCTGGTCGACGAGGCCGGCGCGGTGCGCCGCTCGGACGCGCTCGGCTGGACCGGCGTGGACCTGCGCGGTGACCTGCTCAAGGCGCTGCGCAAGCCGGAGTTCGACGTGGCCGTGGACAACGACGCGAACCTGGCCGCGCTCGCCGAGCAGCGCTACGGCGGCCACCGGGGCGCGCGTAACCTGATCTACGTGGCCGGCGAGACCGGCCTCGGCGCCGGCCTGATCGTCGACGGTCGGCTGCTGCGCGGCGGGCGCGGTTTCACCGGCGAGATCGGCCGGCTCCAGCTGCACGGCGGCACGCTGCAGGAGCTGGCCGGCATCGAGTCGCTGATCCAGCGCGCGCTGCCGGACGCGGACGCGGAGGGCCCGATCACCGACTTCGCGCCGGAGGTGGAGCGGGTCGCGGCCGCGGCCCGGGCCGGCGACGCCCACGCGCTCGCGGCGCTGCGCGACGTGGGCCGTCATCTCGGGCACGGGCTGTCGCTGCTGGCCAGCCTGCTCGACCCGGAGGTGATCGTGCTCGGCGGCTATTTCGTGCCGCTGACCGAGTGGCTGCTGCCGGCCGCGCGCGCGGAGATGACCGCGACCGACACCGGCGGCGTGACGCTGATCGGCTCCGCGATCGGGCCGGGCGCGGCCGCGACCGGTGGCGCGGCCCGGGTGCTGGACGCGCTGGACGCCGGGGTGCTACCCACGCTGACCGCTTAG